From a single Prochlorococcus sp. MIT 0603 genomic region:
- the psb28 gene encoding photosystem II reaction center protein Psb28, with product MAETKKNAMISFLEGTPESSIPEIRLTRSRDGRTGQAFFTFENPDALSSIKDGTIKGMRMIDEEGELNTREVKARFLNGTPSAIEATYVWKSESDFQRFMRFAKRYASCNGMGYSDK from the coding sequence ATGGCTGAGACCAAGAAAAATGCGATGATTAGTTTTTTAGAAGGTACACCTGAATCAAGCATTCCAGAAATAAGGCTAACTAGAAGTCGTGATGGCAGAACAGGACAAGCTTTTTTCACTTTTGAAAATCCTGACGCCTTGTCTTCTATAAAAGATGGCACAATCAAAGGGATGAGAATGATTGACGAAGAAGGTGAACTCAATACAAGAGAAGTAAAGGCTCGCTTCCTAAATGGAACTCCTAGTGCTATTGAGGCAACTTATGTTTGGAAGAGTGAGTCCGATTTTCAACGCTTCATGAGATTTGCCAAGCGTTATGCCTCTTGTAATGGCATGGGATATTCAGATAAATAA